The following proteins are encoded in a genomic region of Bacillus sp. FJAT-22090:
- a CDS encoding peroxiredoxin family protein gives MKKKIFGLLIIASLVAIATITFVKSNTDRTEAISNEQLGSDLATNPANDGTGKGDAAPDFTLTTLDGKEVTLSDYKGKKVVLNFWATWCPPCKAEMPHMQNYYEDKAEQENVEILAVNLTSSDSGLDKVQAFQEDYALSFPIPLDEEGIVGETYQAITIPTTYMIDTTGTIQNKIVGPMDEQMLTDLVSNLK, from the coding sequence GTGAAAAAAAAGATATTTGGGTTATTGATAATTGCGAGTTTAGTGGCTATTGCAACGATTACCTTTGTAAAAAGTAATACGGATAGAACTGAAGCAATTTCAAATGAGCAATTAGGTTCTGATCTTGCAACAAATCCGGCAAATGATGGTACCGGAAAAGGGGATGCTGCACCAGACTTTACACTTACGACACTTGATGGTAAAGAAGTGACATTGTCCGATTATAAAGGGAAAAAGGTAGTATTAAACTTTTGGGCTACTTGGTGTCCACCTTGTAAAGCTGAAATGCCACATATGCAAAACTATTACGAAGATAAGGCTGAACAAGAAAATGTAGAAATCTTGGCCGTTAATTTGACTAGTTCAGATTCTGGACTTGATAAAGTGCAAGCTTTTCAAGAAGATTATGCTCTAAGTTTTCCTATACCTCTTGATGAAGAGGGTATAGTAGGTGAAACGTATCAAGCTATTACTATTCCTACTACTTATATGATTGATACGACTGGAACAATCCAAAATAAAATTGTTGGTCCAATGGACGAACAAATGCTCACAGACTTAGTAAGTAATTTAAAATAA